A window of the Streptomyces albireticuli genome harbors these coding sequences:
- a CDS encoding spermidine synthase: MAKGKQKQGRGRAAEAVSEQVGGGVAELRPDRDRPRGFTLLIDGAPQSHVDLDDPAYLDFAYQRRLGHIADLVAAPGKPVQALHLGGGAFTLARYVAATRPRSTQQIVEIDAPLVQFVRRELPLDAGWRIRVRGGDAREGLAKVPDGWADLIIADVFAGARTPAHLTSVEFAGEVRRALRPGGFYAANLADGPPLAYVKAQIATVRTVFPELCLTADPAVLRGRRFGNAVLLASDRELPVAELTRRAATDPNQGRVEHGRALDDFTGGAAPVTDAAARPSPAPPPSVFE, encoded by the coding sequence GTGGCTAAAGGCAAGCAGAAGCAAGGGCGCGGGCGCGCCGCCGAGGCGGTGTCCGAGCAGGTCGGAGGCGGTGTCGCCGAGCTGCGGCCCGACCGTGACCGCCCCCGTGGCTTCACGCTGCTGATCGACGGCGCACCGCAGTCCCATGTGGACCTCGACGACCCCGCCTACCTCGACTTCGCCTACCAGCGGCGCCTCGGCCACATCGCCGACCTCGTCGCCGCGCCCGGCAAGCCCGTCCAGGCCCTGCACCTGGGCGGCGGGGCCTTCACCCTCGCCCGCTACGTCGCCGCCACCCGGCCCCGCTCCACCCAGCAGATCGTGGAGATCGACGCCCCGCTCGTCCAGTTCGTCCGCCGCGAGCTCCCCCTGGACGCCGGCTGGCGGATCCGGGTGCGGGGCGGCGACGCCCGGGAGGGGCTGGCCAAGGTGCCCGACGGGTGGGCCGACCTGATCATCGCCGACGTCTTCGCCGGCGCCCGCACCCCCGCCCACCTCACCAGCGTCGAATTCGCCGGCGAGGTGCGGCGCGCGCTGCGCCCGGGCGGCTTCTACGCCGCGAACCTCGCCGACGGCCCGCCCCTCGCCTACGTCAAGGCGCAGATCGCGACCGTACGGACCGTCTTCCCCGAGCTGTGCCTGACCGCCGACCCCGCCGTGCTGCGCGGCCGCCGCTTCGGCAACGCCGTGCTGCTCGCCTCCGACCGCGAGCTGCCGGTCGCCGAGCTGACCCGGCGCGCCGCGACCGACCCGAACCAGGGCCGGGTCGAACACGGGCGCGCCCTCGACGACTTCACCGGCGGCGCGGCGCCCGTCACCGACGCGGCCGCCCGCCCCTCGCCGGCCCCGCCGCCGTCCGTCTTCGAGTGA
- a CDS encoding GH1 family beta-glucosidase — protein sequence MTVNFPPGFLWGAATAAYQIEGAAQQDGRTPSIWDTFSHTPGKVLGGDTGDVAADHYHRRAEDVRLMADLGLGAYRFSVSWPRVQPGGRGPACQAGLDFYRALVDDLLAHGIQPVLTLYHWDLPQELESAGGWPERGTAHRFADYAHLVAEALGDRVELWTTLNEPWCSAFLGYGSGVHAPGRADDVAALRAAHHLNLAHGLGAQALRAALPSRAAVSVTLNPGAVRALTDSPADLDARRRIDALATRIFTGPMLHGEYPADLIADTAGITDWSFVHGGDAAAVHHPLDSLGVNYYAPFLVSGPAPGTPAGGAAGGEPSPWPGAGGVVFHRPPGKRTAMDWSVDPTGLHDLLTRFTREVPGLPLVVTENGAAYDDKPDGEGAVHDPERIAYLHAHLDAVHRAIGDGADVCGYFLWSLLDNFEWAYGYSKRFGAVYVDYATQVRTPKSSARWYAQVARTGQLPPY from the coding sequence ATGACCGTGAACTTCCCGCCCGGCTTCCTCTGGGGCGCCGCGACCGCCGCGTACCAGATCGAGGGCGCGGCGCAGCAGGACGGCCGCACCCCCTCCATCTGGGACACCTTCTCCCACACCCCCGGCAAGGTCCTCGGCGGCGACACCGGGGACGTCGCCGCCGACCACTACCACCGCCGCGCCGAGGACGTGCGCCTGATGGCGGACCTGGGCCTGGGCGCGTACCGCTTCTCCGTCTCCTGGCCGCGCGTCCAGCCCGGCGGGCGCGGCCCGGCCTGCCAGGCGGGCCTCGACTTCTACCGCGCGCTCGTCGACGACCTCCTCGCCCACGGCATCCAGCCGGTGCTGACCCTCTACCACTGGGACCTGCCCCAGGAGCTGGAGTCGGCGGGCGGCTGGCCGGAGCGCGGCACCGCGCACCGCTTCGCGGACTACGCGCATCTGGTCGCCGAGGCGCTCGGGGACCGGGTGGAGCTGTGGACGACCCTCAACGAGCCCTGGTGCAGCGCCTTCCTCGGCTACGGCTCCGGGGTGCACGCGCCCGGCCGGGCGGACGACGTGGCGGCCCTGCGCGCGGCCCACCACCTCAACCTGGCACACGGCCTCGGCGCCCAGGCGCTGCGCGCCGCGCTGCCCTCCCGGGCGGCCGTCTCGGTCACCCTCAACCCCGGTGCGGTGCGCGCCCTCACGGACTCTCCGGCCGACCTCGACGCCCGGCGACGCATCGACGCGCTGGCCACCCGGATCTTCACCGGGCCCATGCTGCACGGGGAGTACCCGGCGGACCTGATCGCCGACACGGCGGGCATCACGGACTGGTCCTTCGTCCACGGCGGCGACGCGGCGGCTGTCCACCACCCCCTGGACTCGCTGGGCGTCAACTACTACGCGCCCTTCCTGGTGTCGGGGCCGGCCCCCGGCACCCCTGCGGGCGGGGCGGCCGGAGGCGAGCCCTCGCCGTGGCCCGGCGCCGGGGGCGTCGTCTTCCACCGCCCGCCCGGCAAGCGGACCGCGATGGACTGGTCGGTCGACCCCACCGGCCTCCACGACCTGCTGACGCGCTTCACCCGGGAGGTCCCCGGGCTGCCGCTGGTGGTCACCGAGAACGGCGCGGCGTACGACGACAAGCCGGACGGCGAGGGCGCGGTGCACGACCCGGAACGGATCGCCTATCTGCACGCCCACCTCGACGCGGTGCACCGGGCGATCGGCGACGGCGCGGACGTGTGCGGCTACTTCCTCTGGTCACTGCTGGACAACTTCGAATGGGCGTACGGCTACAGCAAGCGCTTCGGCGCGGTGTACGTCGACTACGCCACCCAGGTCCGCACGCCCAAGTCCAGCGCCCGCTGGTACGCCCAGGTCGCCCGGACGGGCCAGCTCCCGCCGTACTGA
- a CDS encoding carbohydrate ABC transporter permease has protein sequence MRAGPVTYAVLALFTAGSLFPLVWTAVTASRDNARLARTPPPFRFGDRLLTNLGTAWSEAHMGLALFNTVLVAGAVALGTVLFATTAGFAFAKLRFRFRTALLLTTVGTMMVPPQLSVVPLFMVVAELHWTNQLQSVVLPTLVSAFGVFFMRQYLVEALPTELVEAARVDGASSLRVLWHVVFPVARPAMAVLGMLSFVQAWNDFFWPIIALTQENPTVQVALTGLGRGYVPDQAVIMAGALLGTLPLLLAFTLFGRQIVGGIMQGAVKG, from the coding sequence CTGCGCGCCGGGCCGGTCACCTACGCCGTGCTGGCGCTGTTCACCGCCGGCTCGCTGTTCCCGCTGGTCTGGACGGCGGTCACCGCGTCGCGGGACAACGCCCGGCTCGCCCGGACCCCGCCGCCGTTCCGGTTCGGCGACAGGCTGCTGACCAACCTGGGCACGGCCTGGAGCGAGGCCCACATGGGCCTGGCGCTGTTCAACACGGTGCTGGTGGCCGGGGCGGTCGCGCTTGGCACCGTCCTCTTCGCCACGACGGCGGGCTTCGCCTTCGCCAAGCTGCGGTTCCGGTTCCGGACCGCCCTGCTGCTGACGACGGTCGGCACGATGATGGTGCCGCCGCAGCTGAGCGTCGTCCCCCTCTTCATGGTCGTCGCCGAGCTGCACTGGACGAACCAGCTCCAGTCGGTGGTACTGCCCACCCTCGTCAGCGCCTTCGGCGTGTTCTTCATGCGCCAGTACCTGGTGGAGGCGCTCCCCACCGAGCTGGTCGAGGCGGCCCGCGTCGACGGCGCGAGCAGCCTGCGCGTGCTGTGGCACGTGGTGTTCCCCGTGGCCCGGCCGGCCATGGCCGTGCTGGGGATGCTCTCCTTCGTCCAGGCGTGGAACGACTTCTTCTGGCCGATCATCGCGCTGACCCAGGAGAACCCGACCGTCCAGGTCGCCCTCACCGGCCTCGGCCGGGGCTATGTGCCCGACCAGGCCGTGATCATGGCCGGCGCGCTGCTCGGCACCCTGCCGCTGCTGCTCGCCTTCACCCTCTTCGGCAGACAGATCGTCGGCGGCATCATGCAGGGCGCCGTCAAGGGCTGA
- a CDS encoding carbohydrate ABC transporter permease, which translates to MTAATEAVGDRPAPPPEDLDRPPRSGPRPWRSRLYRWDVRYSPYVFVAPFFLFFSAFGIFPLLYTGWASLHRVELYAPDQLEWVGLHNYARLLGDDFFWNALRNTFTIGVLSTVPQLLMALGLAHLLHYRLRAASFWRVALLTPYATSVAAATLVFVLLYGRDYGMVNWALEAVGAGPVDWQSSTWSSQIAVSSIVIWRWTGYNALIYLAAMQAVPDELYESAALDGASRAQQFRHVTVPALRPTILFTVVVSTIGATQLFGEPLLFGGAGGQKGGASHQFQTLGLYLYEQGWFNFHLGRASAVAWTMFLILLLIGAVNLLIARGMRKSR; encoded by the coding sequence ATGACGGCCGCGACCGAGGCGGTGGGCGACCGGCCGGCACCGCCGCCCGAGGACCTCGACCGCCCGCCGCGCAGCGGGCCACGCCCGTGGCGCAGCCGCCTCTACCGCTGGGACGTGCGCTACAGCCCGTACGTCTTCGTCGCCCCGTTCTTCCTCTTCTTCTCGGCGTTCGGCATCTTCCCCCTGCTCTACACGGGCTGGGCCTCGCTGCACCGGGTGGAGCTGTACGCCCCGGACCAGCTGGAGTGGGTGGGGCTGCACAACTACGCGCGGCTGCTGGGGGACGACTTCTTCTGGAACGCCCTGCGCAACACCTTCACCATCGGTGTCCTCTCCACCGTCCCCCAGCTGCTGATGGCGCTGGGCCTCGCCCATCTGCTGCACTACCGGCTGCGCGCGGCGTCCTTCTGGCGGGTCGCGCTGCTGACGCCGTACGCCACCTCGGTCGCGGCCGCGACGCTCGTCTTCGTGCTGCTCTACGGGCGCGACTATGGCATGGTCAACTGGGCGCTGGAGGCGGTGGGCGCCGGCCCGGTGGACTGGCAGAGCTCCACGTGGTCCTCGCAGATCGCGGTCTCCTCGATCGTGATCTGGCGGTGGACGGGCTACAACGCGCTGATCTACCTGGCCGCGATGCAGGCGGTGCCGGACGAGCTGTACGAGTCGGCGGCGCTGGACGGGGCCTCGCGCGCGCAGCAGTTCCGCCACGTCACGGTGCCGGCGCTGCGGCCGACGATCCTCTTCACGGTGGTCGTCTCGACGATCGGGGCGACCCAGCTCTTCGGGGAGCCGCTGCTGTTCGGCGGGGCGGGCGGGCAGAAGGGCGGGGCCTCGCACCAGTTCCAGACGCTGGGGCTCTACCTCTACGAGCAGGGGTGGTTCAACTTCCACCTCGGGCGCGCCTCCGCCGTCGCCTGGACGATGTTCCTGATCCTGCTGCTGATCGGCGCGGTCAATCTCCTGATCGCGCGAGGGATGCGGAAGAGCCGGTGA
- a CDS encoding extracellular solute-binding protein: MRRRFRTPPRRVTAVTAVAALGMGLFGACARDVGSAGEGPGGGGGRRTTVTIGTFGVFGYKQAGLYEEYERLHPGITIKESVIERNDAYYPQLLTHLAAGGGLSDIQAVEVGNIHDVATTQADRFVDLSRAAGVRADTWLDWKWAQATSPDGRTIGLGTDIGPIAVCYRKDLFAKAGLPTDRAGVGRLWAGDWRKYLETGRAYRRRAPAGTVFTDSAAGIYNAAIHGYAERYYDRRGHRVVGRSPAVRESWNLAVRAARDGLTARLKQFEKPWDQAYANGRFATVACPPWMLGYIKEKAGPAGEDKWDIAPAPRPANWGGSFITVPKAARHRKAAVALAVWLTAPEQQARLFDRQASIPSTPASYAMPQVRDARNPYFGDAPTGRIFSAAARSVPKLVIGPREQQIGTAFTDVGIPQVEQQGRSPAAAWKAAQKEIHNAVDE, encoded by the coding sequence ATGCGCCGACGCTTCCGCACGCCCCCGCGCCGGGTGACGGCCGTCACCGCCGTCGCGGCCCTCGGTATGGGGCTGTTCGGGGCGTGCGCCCGGGACGTCGGGAGCGCGGGCGAGGGGCCCGGGGGCGGCGGCGGGCGGAGGACCACCGTCACCATCGGCACCTTCGGCGTCTTCGGTTACAAGCAGGCGGGGCTCTACGAGGAGTACGAGCGGCTGCACCCCGGCATCACGATCAAGGAGAGCGTGATCGAGCGGAACGACGCCTACTACCCCCAGCTGCTGACCCACCTCGCGGCCGGCGGCGGCCTGTCCGACATCCAGGCCGTCGAGGTGGGCAACATCCACGACGTCGCCACCACCCAGGCCGACCGGTTCGTGGACCTGTCCCGGGCCGCCGGCGTCCGCGCGGACACCTGGCTGGACTGGAAGTGGGCGCAGGCGACCTCGCCGGACGGCCGGACCATCGGCCTCGGCACGGACATCGGGCCGATCGCCGTGTGCTACCGGAAGGACCTCTTCGCCAAGGCCGGGCTGCCCACCGACCGGGCGGGCGTCGGCCGGCTCTGGGCCGGCGACTGGCGGAAGTACCTGGAGACCGGCCGGGCCTACCGGAGGCGCGCCCCGGCGGGCACGGTCTTCACGGACTCGGCGGCCGGGATCTACAACGCCGCGATCCACGGCTACGCCGAGCGCTACTACGACCGCCGGGGCCACCGCGTCGTCGGGCGGAGCCCCGCGGTCCGGGAGTCCTGGAACCTGGCGGTGCGGGCCGCGCGCGACGGCCTGACCGCCCGCCTCAAACAGTTCGAGAAGCCCTGGGACCAGGCGTACGCCAACGGCCGCTTCGCCACCGTCGCCTGCCCGCCCTGGATGCTCGGCTACATCAAGGAGAAGGCGGGCCCGGCCGGCGAGGACAAGTGGGACATCGCCCCCGCGCCCCGGCCCGCCAACTGGGGCGGCTCCTTCATCACCGTGCCGAAGGCGGCCCGGCACCGGAAAGCGGCCGTCGCGCTCGCGGTCTGGCTGACGGCGCCGGAGCAGCAGGCCAGGCTCTTCGACCGGCAGGCGAGCATCCCCTCCACCCCCGCCTCGTACGCCATGCCCCAGGTCAGGGACGCGCGGAACCCGTACTTCGGCGACGCGCCCACCGGGCGGATCTTCTCGGCGGCGGCCCGGTCGGTGCCCAAGCTGGTGATCGGCCCCCGGGAGCAGCAGATCGGCACCGCCTTCACCGATGTGGGGATCCCACAGGTGGAGCAGCAGGGCCGGTCCCCCGCGGCGGCCTGGAAGGCTGCGCAGAAGGAGATCCACAACGCGGTGGACGAATGA
- the orn gene encoding oligoribonuclease, which translates to MNDRMVWIDCEMTGLSLSDDALIEVAALVTDSELNILGDGVDIVVRPPAEALVTMPEVVRQMHTASGLLAELDKGTTLEDAEAQVLAYVREHVPEPGKAPLCGNSVGTDRGFLTRDMPALESYLHYRIVDVSSVKELARRWYPRAYFNSPKKSGNHRALADIRESIAELRYYREAIFVPQPGPDSDAAKAIAAKHVLPVQA; encoded by the coding sequence ATGAACGATCGCATGGTGTGGATCGACTGCGAGATGACCGGGCTCTCGCTGTCGGACGACGCGCTCATCGAGGTGGCCGCCCTGGTCACCGACTCTGAGCTGAACATCCTCGGCGACGGTGTGGACATCGTCGTCCGCCCGCCCGCCGAGGCCCTCGTCACCATGCCCGAGGTGGTGCGCCAGATGCACACGGCCTCCGGGCTGCTCGCGGAGCTGGACAAGGGCACGACGCTGGAGGACGCGGAGGCCCAGGTCCTGGCGTACGTCCGTGAGCACGTCCCGGAGCCGGGCAAGGCCCCGCTGTGCGGAAACTCGGTCGGCACCGACCGCGGTTTCCTCACGCGGGACATGCCGGCGCTGGAGAGCTATCTGCACTACCGGATCGTCGATGTGTCGTCGGTGAAGGAGCTGGCCCGCCGCTGGTATCCGCGGGCCTACTTCAACAGTCCCAAGAAGAGCGGCAACCACCGGGCGCTCGCCGACATCCGCGAGTCGATCGCCGAGCTCCGCTACTACCGCGAGGCGATCTTCGTGCCGCAGCCCGGCCCGGATTCGGACGCGGCGAAGGCCATCGCGGCCAAGCACGTCCTGCCCGTTCAGGCGTAG
- a CDS encoding helix-turn-helix domain-containing protein: protein MSQDSTTVPETTRKLSGRRRREIVAVLLFSGGPIFESSIPLSVFGIDRQDAGVPRYRLLVCAGEDVPLRTTGGLELTAPYGLEALSRAGTVVVPAWRSITQPPPTAALDALRRAHEEGARIVGLCTGAFVLAAAGLLDGRPATTHWMYAPTLAKRYPSVHVDPRELFVDDGDVLTSAGTAAGIDLCLHIVRTDHGADAAGALARRLVVPPRRSGGQERYLDRSLPEEIGADPLAEVVAWALEHLHEQFDVETLAARAYMSRRTFDRRFRSLTGSAPLQWLITQRVLQAQRLLETSDYSVDEVAGRCGFRSPVALRGHFRRQLGSSPAAYRAAYRARRPQNGSAERPERGERPDRTDRTERHDRFDRPDPVEQRSGEASVMGLRRAALATTAHAVTGAAMSVPPPHTGHGGHGGHGGHPAGHGGHGGGHAGNTPGGPDPGKPESDLYSPRLPGQRERPVG, encoded by the coding sequence ATGAGCCAGGACTCCACGACCGTACCGGAGACCACGCGCAAGCTCTCCGGACGCCGCCGCCGGGAGATCGTCGCTGTGCTGCTTTTCAGCGGCGGACCCATCTTCGAAAGCTCCATTCCGCTCTCAGTGTTCGGTATCGACCGACAGGACGCTGGAGTCCCCCGCTACCGCTTGCTGGTGTGCGCGGGCGAAGATGTGCCATTGCGAACAACCGGCGGCCTGGAATTGACCGCACCGTACGGCCTGGAGGCACTCTCCAGGGCCGGCACCGTCGTCGTACCGGCCTGGCGGTCGATCACCCAGCCGCCACCGACCGCCGCACTCGACGCGCTGCGCCGCGCCCATGAGGAGGGCGCCCGCATCGTGGGCTTGTGCACCGGTGCCTTCGTACTGGCTGCCGCGGGACTGCTCGACGGCAGGCCCGCCACCACCCATTGGATGTACGCGCCGACACTCGCCAAGCGCTATCCGTCGGTCCATGTGGACCCGCGGGAGCTCTTCGTCGACGACGGTGACGTACTGACGTCCGCGGGCACCGCGGCAGGCATCGACCTGTGCCTGCACATCGTCCGCACCGACCACGGCGCCGACGCCGCGGGGGCCCTGGCCCGCCGGCTCGTCGTGCCGCCACGCCGAAGCGGCGGACAGGAGCGCTACCTCGACAGGTCTTTACCGGAGGAGATCGGCGCCGACCCGCTCGCCGAGGTCGTCGCCTGGGCGCTGGAGCACCTCCACGAGCAGTTCGACGTGGAGACCCTGGCCGCCCGTGCCTATATGAGCCGTCGCACCTTCGACCGGCGGTTCCGTTCGCTCACCGGCAGCGCGCCGCTCCAGTGGCTGATCACCCAGCGGGTGCTCCAGGCACAGCGGCTCCTGGAGACCTCGGACTATTCCGTGGACGAGGTCGCCGGGCGCTGCGGCTTCCGCTCGCCGGTGGCGTTGCGCGGCCACTTCCGCAGGCAGCTGGGGTCCTCCCCGGCCGCCTACCGGGCCGCGTACCGCGCGCGCCGGCCGCAGAACGGCTCGGCCGAGCGGCCGGAGCGGGGTGAACGGCCGGACCGTACGGACCGGACCGAGCGCCACGACCGGTTCGACCGGCCGGACCCGGTGGAGCAGCGGAGCGGGGAGGCCTCGGTGATGGGGCTGCGCAGGGCGGCCCTGGCCACCACGGCGCACGCCGTCACCGGAGCCGCCATGTCCGTACCGCCACCCCATACCGGGCACGGCGGACACGGCGGGCACGGCGGGCACCCCGCCGGGCACGGCGGGCACGGTGGCGGACACGCCGGGAACACTCCCGGCGGTCCGGATCCGGGCAAGCCGGAGTCCGACCTCTACAGCCCACGCCTGCCCGGCCAGCGGGAACGCCCCGTAGGGTGA
- a CDS encoding universal stress protein, whose protein sequence is MAGHEFSEPADRKRVADHAAHPEAAEETRHSCDPAFQHGVVVGFDGSTSSERALAYAIGMARRSGSGLIIVHVANRLPTTVWAGCEPPVFVDVPDHRTEVLGLELACADHLSEVPWILVERGGDICHELEEVGREYSADAIVVGSTHGLVGRIFGSVAGRLARRAQRPVVVIP, encoded by the coding sequence ATGGCCGGTCACGAATTCTCCGAACCCGCGGACCGCAAGCGGGTCGCCGATCACGCGGCGCACCCCGAAGCGGCGGAAGAAACACGCCATTCCTGCGATCCGGCGTTCCAGCACGGTGTCGTGGTGGGCTTCGACGGTTCCACGTCCAGCGAGCGAGCGCTTGCGTATGCAATCGGGATGGCCCGGCGCTCCGGCTCGGGCCTGATCATCGTCCATGTGGCCAACCGGCTGCCGACGACCGTGTGGGCGGGCTGTGAGCCGCCGGTCTTCGTGGACGTCCCCGACCACCGCACCGAGGTCCTCGGCCTGGAACTGGCCTGCGCGGACCACCTGTCGGAGGTGCCGTGGATCCTCGTCGAGCGCGGCGGGGACATCTGCCACGAACTGGAGGAAGTCGGGCGGGAGTACTCGGCGGACGCCATCGTCGTCGGCTCCACGCACGGCCTGGTCGGCCGGATCTTCGGCTCGGTGGCGGGGCGGCTGGCGCGGCGTGCCCAGCGGCCCGTCGTGGTCATCCCCTAG
- the glmS gene encoding glutamine--fructose-6-phosphate transaminase (isomerizing) produces the protein MCGIVGYIGKRDVAPLLLEGLQRLEYRGYDSAGIALHASGKAGGLKTAKAKGRVRELEARLPKRFAGTTGIAHTRWATHGAPNDINAHPHMDNDEKVAVVHNGIIDNASELRARLTAEGVTFLSDTDTEVLAHLIGRSQAETLEEKVREAVRHIEGTYGLAVLHADFPDRIVVARNGSPVVLGIGEKEMFVSSDVAALVSHTRQVVTLEDGEMATLKADDYRTYTTEGSRTSAQPTTVEWEAESYDMGGHDTYMHKEIYEQADAVDRALRGRIDDRFSTVHLGGLNLDARDARAVRRVKILGCGTSYHAGQIGAQMIEELARIPADAEPASEFRYRNPVVDPDTLYIAVSQSGETYDVLAAVQELKRKGARVLGLVNVVGSAIARETDGGIYVHAGPEVCVVSTKCFTNMVVSFGLLALHLGRTRDLSVADGKRIIEGLRKLPAQISEILANEGEIEKLAAEYADAKSMLFIGRVRGYPVAREASLKLKEVSYIHAEAYPASELKHGPLALIEPAMPTVAIVPDDELLEKNRAALEEIKARSGRILAVAHQVQEKADHTIVVPKNEHELDAILMGIPLQLFAYHTAKAMGRDIDKPRNLAKSVTVE, from the coding sequence ATGTGCGGAATCGTCGGATATATCGGTAAGCGCGATGTCGCGCCGCTGCTGCTGGAGGGCCTCCAGCGCCTGGAGTACCGCGGCTACGACTCCGCCGGTATCGCCCTGCACGCCAGTGGCAAGGCCGGCGGCCTGAAGACCGCCAAGGCCAAGGGCCGCGTCCGCGAGCTGGAGGCCCGCCTCCCCAAGCGCTTCGCGGGCACCACCGGCATCGCGCACACCCGCTGGGCCACCCACGGCGCGCCGAACGACATCAACGCCCACCCGCACATGGACAACGACGAGAAGGTCGCCGTCGTCCACAACGGCATCATCGACAACGCCTCCGAGCTGCGCGCCCGGCTGACCGCCGAGGGCGTCACCTTCCTCTCCGACACGGACACCGAGGTCCTCGCGCACCTCATCGGCCGTTCCCAGGCCGAGACCCTGGAGGAGAAGGTCCGCGAGGCCGTCCGCCACATCGAGGGCACCTACGGCCTCGCCGTGCTGCACGCCGACTTCCCGGACCGCATCGTCGTGGCCCGCAACGGCTCGCCCGTCGTCCTCGGCATAGGCGAGAAGGAGATGTTCGTCTCCTCCGACGTCGCCGCCCTGGTCAGCCACACCCGCCAGGTCGTCACCCTTGAGGACGGCGAGATGGCCACCCTCAAGGCCGACGACTACCGCACGTACACCACCGAGGGCTCCCGCACCTCGGCCCAGCCGACCACCGTCGAGTGGGAGGCCGAGTCGTACGACATGGGCGGCCACGACACGTACATGCACAAGGAGATCTACGAGCAGGCCGACGCCGTGGACCGCGCCCTGCGCGGCCGCATCGACGACCGCTTCTCCACCGTGCACCTGGGCGGTCTGAACCTCGACGCCCGTGACGCCCGCGCCGTGCGCCGGGTGAAGATCCTGGGCTGCGGCACCTCGTACCACGCGGGCCAGATCGGCGCGCAGATGATCGAGGAGCTCGCCCGCATCCCCGCGGACGCCGAGCCGGCCTCCGAGTTCCGCTACCGCAACCCGGTCGTGGACCCCGACACCCTCTACATCGCCGTCTCCCAGTCCGGTGAGACCTACGACGTGCTCGCCGCCGTCCAGGAGCTCAAGCGCAAGGGCGCCCGCGTCCTCGGCCTGGTGAACGTGGTCGGCTCCGCGATCGCCCGCGAGACCGACGGCGGCATCTACGTCCACGCCGGCCCCGAGGTCTGCGTCGTCTCCACCAAGTGCTTCACCAACATGGTGGTCTCCTTCGGCCTGCTCGCCCTGCACCTGGGCCGCACGCGCGACCTGTCCGTCGCCGACGGCAAGCGGATCATCGAGGGCCTGCGCAAGCTGCCCGCGCAGATCTCCGAGATCCTGGCGAACGAGGGCGAGATCGAGAAGCTGGCCGCGGAGTACGCCGACGCCAAGTCGATGCTGTTCATCGGCCGCGTGCGGGGTTACCCGGTGGCCCGCGAGGCCTCGCTGAAGCTCAAGGAGGTCTCGTACATCCACGCCGAGGCCTACCCCGCCTCCGAGCTCAAGCACGGCCCGCTGGCGCTGATCGAGCCGGCCATGCCGACCGTGGCGATCGTCCCGGACGACGAGCTGCTGGAGAAGAACCGCGCCGCGCTGGAGGAGATCAAGGCCCGCAGCGGCCGCATCCTCGCCGTCGCGCACCAGGTGCAGGAGAAGGCCGACCACACCATCGTGGTGCCGAAGAACGAGCACGAGCTCGACGCCATCCTGATGGGCATCCCGCTCCAGCTCTTCGCCTACCACACGGCCAAGGCCATGGGCCGTGACATCGACAAGCCGCGCAACCTGGCGAAGTCCGTCACGGTCGAGTAG
- a CDS encoding DUF4429 domain-containing protein yields MAEILQKDGMWTFDGDTIRIVPGRERGVHVMRQTVGELAVPLVAVAGIAFEPGRKSGRLRLRLRDGADPLSQVTRGRLADVADPYQLVVESDRSGVAEYFVDEVRNALLLEQVPAGPTDRYLLPGPAVPLSVGAGDGTVAFDGERVRLEWNWTTEESKSSAGPQELPLAQIASVEWLPSAGLENGYLRFTVTGAQPKLSPKHDPYAVELFGFKKDPLMALAASAVTVRMPHPYAPVAPVAEPAAPALAPGGKEAAAPVPAGNQDADHDALLRRLRELGELHHAGVLTEEEFSAAKQAVLKRF; encoded by the coding sequence ATGGCTGAGATCCTTCAGAAGGACGGCATGTGGACGTTCGACGGCGACACGATACGCATCGTGCCGGGCCGCGAGCGGGGCGTGCACGTGATGCGGCAGACGGTCGGGGAGCTGGCCGTGCCGCTGGTGGCGGTGGCGGGCATCGCCTTCGAACCGGGCCGTAAGAGCGGGCGGCTGCGACTGCGGCTGCGGGACGGCGCCGACCCGCTGTCGCAGGTGACCCGGGGCAGGCTGGCGGACGTCGCGGACCCGTACCAGCTGGTGGTGGAGTCCGACCGCTCGGGCGTCGCGGAGTACTTCGTGGACGAGGTCCGCAACGCGCTGCTGCTGGAGCAGGTGCCGGCGGGCCCCACGGACCGCTATCTGCTGCCGGGCCCGGCGGTGCCGCTGTCGGTGGGCGCCGGGGACGGCACGGTCGCCTTCGACGGGGAGCGGGTCCGCCTGGAGTGGAACTGGACGACGGAGGAGAGCAAGAGCTCGGCGGGCCCCCAGGAGCTGCCGCTCGCGCAGATCGCCTCCGTGGAGTGGCTGCCGTCCGCCGGGCTGGAGAACGGCTATCTGCGGTTCACGGTGACAGGCGCGCAGCCCAAGCTGTCGCCGAAGCACGATCCGTACGCCGTGGAGCTCTTCGGCTTCAAGAAGGACCCGCTGATGGCGCTGGCCGCATCAGCGGTCACGGTCCGGATGCCGCATCCGTACGCGCCGGTGGCCCCGGTCGCGGAGCCGGCCGCGCCGGCGCTCGCCCCGGGCGGGAAGGAGGCGGCGGCGCCCGTTCCGGCCGGGAACCAGGACGCCGATCATGACGCCCTGCTGCGCCGGCTGCGCGAGCTGGGTGAGCTGCACCACGCCGGTGTGCTCACGGAGGAGGAGTTCAGCGCGGCGAAACAGGCCGTTTTGAAGCGTTTCTAG